The genomic region CCTCGTGCCATGCGTCAGGGAACAGGCAAAAAAGATCACGCAGTCGCACCCGGAGGCCACTGTTGAACTCGACCTCCCTGAACAGTCGCGGGTGTACGCCGATTGGATGCTCGACACCGTGTTCCTGAACGTTATCGAGAACGCAGTCGTCCACTGCGAAGAGACCCCGACACTGTATATTTCAGTTGAAGAACGCGATCGAACCGTGTTCGTTCATATCGGGGATAACTGTCCATCCATTCCACAACACGAACGGGATGTCCTCAATAGCGGCGTGGAGACACAACTGTGTCACTCAAAGGGAGTCGGACTGTGGCTGACGACGTGGATCGTCGAGAGTTACGGCGGGGCAGTACACCTCACGACCTCGGATAACGGCAACACCGTGACGCTGGAACTGCGCGGCCCGACAGTCATCGACGAGGTTCGCCAGACCCTTCGAGAGTGGCCCTGAGGCCGGATACGAAGGGTCCGTCGACCGCATCAGGAGATATATACGCCTTCGTGGCCTTCGCGTCAGTAATGACCCAAATCGACGTAATCGACAATCACGGACAGTTCACGCATCTGGAGCAGCGCGCGCTCCGGGACATGGGCGTCGATGTCTCGCTCAGGGACAACACGACACCTCCCGAGGAGATCGACGCCGACGGCATCGTCCTTTCAGGCGGTCCGGACATGGACGATATCGGGAACTGTTCCGAGTACCTCGACCTCGACGTGCCCGTGCTCGGTATCTGTCTGGGAATGCAACTCATCGCCGACGAACTCGGCGGCCGGGTCGGCGGCGGCGAATACGGCGGCTACGCGGACGTAACGGTCGACATCCTTGATGAGGACGACCCGCTTCTCGGCTCGCTGCATCCCGAAACGCGTGTGTGGGCGAGCCACGCTGATGAAGTGAAGGAAGTACCGCCCGGATTCGAGCGGACTGCGACCTCCGACGTTTGTGGCGTTGAGGCGATGAGCAACACGGACGAGGCGATATACGGCGTCCAGTGGCATCCGGAGGTCGCCCACACCGAAGAGGGCGAGGAAGTGTTCGAGAACTTCTTGTCAGTCTGTGACCAGCAGTCTGTCGCCCGCCAGTAACCGTCGGGGAAGAATGTAACTGGTTTTATATTCGCTCGTAGGGTGTGATACAAAAATGACGGCGACACAGGGCAATCTTGCTAACCTTTCGCGGTTTATTTTCAGGGCTCCGACCTGGTATACGAGCCTAGCCTTTGCGCTGGTCATCGCGGCGATGACCGGCATCGTTGCGTTCGACTCGCGGTTCATCCTTGATGACGCCTGGCAGGGCGTGTTTCTCATCGGCCTGCCGACCTCAATCGCCAGTGCCGTGACGCCGTGGGTCGACCGACAGCTGGGTGGACAGCTAACCCCGAACCGGGCCACCCTGCTTGCGGTCATCTGTGAGCTCATCACAATCGCGATGCTGACCATTGCCGGCGTTATCGCCATCTTTACTGTCCGCCTCGGCCAGAATTTCGTCTTCGACGTATTGCTGGTCGCGCTGGCGTCGATATTCGCCTTCCGGCTACTGATACTGATGGCTGTCTCGCGGCATTCACTCCTGAAAGCGGCGATTCCGGCGAGCGTCCAGACAGTCACGGCCGCCGTGTTGCTGGCAATATACAGCGGGGCGACCGCGTTCATCCTCGATAACCCGATGCTCCGGGAGTACCTTTCCCGCCCAGAAGAAGTACCGCCGCAGGTACAGGGGTTTATCCCACAGGATTTCACCATTCTCGCGGTTATCTGTGTCATCTACGCGCTGGCGGTCTGGCTGTTTCTGGTCGTCATCGACCAACCGTGGCGCTCCTCGCTCGGCGTGTCCGCGCTGGATTTCCTCCGGGGTTTCATCGGCCACATCGCGGAGGGGACGCGCGAACTGGAGGAGTTCTTCGAGGATATCGGCGAAGAAGCAGTCGTTCCGGTCACCTTGCTATCGGTCCGCCGGCCGAGTGGCGAGGAGAAAGCCCGGTTCGTCCTGCCGATGATTCACCCCGGTCCGATGGGTGAAATCGGCGGCGGGAACCTCCCCAGACGCGTCGCCGAGTCAGCCGACGGCCTCGCCTTCCCGCCACACGCGACCGCCGGTCACGACTTCAACCTCGTCACGGAACGGGAAGTCGACAAGATCCTGTCGACGGCTGAGACAGCGTACCAGCGTATCGAGTACGACGGCCAAGCGACGGCAGGCCACCGGGTCACCGAAGGCGAGGCCACGCTGACGGGACAGGCCTTCGGCTCCGACGCGCTCGTCGTGAACACGTACGCACCGGGCTGTGCCGACGACGTGGAGTACGCCGTGGGACTCTCGGCAATGTCGGAAGCACGGGCCGACGGACTCGACGACGTGCTTCTGGTTGACGCGCACAACTGCAACGACGGGCTCGAAGGTGACGACCTCGGCCACGTCGTCCCCGGCAGTCAGCGGTCCTTCGACATGCTCCACGGGGCTGGACAGCTTGGAAGCCTGCTCACGGACGCTGAAACTGGCCAACTCAGCTGTGGCATCGCCTGGGACGAAACCCCATGGGAGCCAGAGGATGGCATCGGCCCGCTCGGAATCCGCGTTTGTGTCTTCGAGGTCAACAACCAGCGGACGGCGTACGTGCTCATCGACGGCAACAACATGGAACCGGACCTCCGCCAGCGCATCATCGACGCTGCCGAAGGCGTGGATATGATGGAAGTGATGACCAGCGACACCCACATCGTCAATACTGTCGAGGCCGAGAATCAGGTCGGACAGGCCATCCCCGAGAAAGAGATCATTGCGCTCATCGGGGACCTCGTCGACAGAGCCGTCGCCGATCTCGAACCCGTCGAAGCCGGGATGGCGAGCGAACAGGTGACTGTGACAGTGTTTGGTAACGACCGAACCGAGACGCTGGCCTCGACTGCCAACGCGATGGTGTCGATGGGTGGTGCGCTGGCCGCGGCGTTTATTCTCGTCGTCATGACGATTAGCGTGCTGATTTTCCTGCTGACCTGAGTCGTCGATCAGATACATTCCGTCTGAGACCCAGTGCTGTCACTCGGCGAGTTGTTCCGTCAGAGAACCGATGGAGAGATAATGACCATTTACCACATCTTAATATCTTATTGACATAATCAAATCGAGGACAACCGACCAATGGTTCACTCGAATGCCTGCGTTGAAGGACTTCAACGTCTGTTACCTATGAGAAGACTCAAAAATAGTTAGATTTCATACTACGATGGTACAAATAAATATCCACAGTCATGAACCGACACAATTCATTCGCGCCTGCGTGAGGCCAGCCAGCTGTATGGCTCTCTTTCAGGTGACAGTAAGTATCTATAGTAAATGATACAGTACCGAGCAGTATATATAAAGCCCGGCCTGTTATATAATGCTGTATGTCATGACAAATACGCAACTAGAAGCAGCGGTTGACATAAGTACAAACTCGAATAGGGCTATCAATAATTAGAATCGTTCTGTTTTCTCCTTTTAGTTTGAAAGTGTATTTTCCGACGTTACTGCCTCTAATGGCTACAGTATCGCTGACGGGGACAACTGACCGCCGATCGTTCTTTCCAGTTAGTGAGACAGTCCAGACGTCTTTATACTGAGTACCTTCCGCTGGCTCCGAACAGAAACAGTCGACATTTCTCATATTTGATTGTTCTGGGCAAACGTTTATTCATACCGACATCTCAGCCATATCTATGCCGATGAAATACTATCTAGAGGTTGCCGCCCAGTCAATTAGCTATGACAGCGAACGCATCATTGAAATTCCGCCTATCACTGGTGACAGTCGCTGTAATCTAAAAATACGATAATTAATATAGATACGATACTTTCAGCATATGCTTCCCAATACAGAGTACCCTCCAGCAGTGGTCTCCTTGGCCCTGCTCGTCGGTGCCTTGATGATACTGAGTCCGCTGGCAACAGCAAGTGTGGCCGCAACCC from Haloarcula sp. H-GB4 harbors:
- a CDS encoding GMP synthase subunit A → MTQIDVIDNHGQFTHLEQRALRDMGVDVSLRDNTTPPEEIDADGIVLSGGPDMDDIGNCSEYLDLDVPVLGICLGMQLIADELGGRVGGGEYGGYADVTVDILDEDDPLLGSLHPETRVWASHADEVKEVPPGFERTATSDVCGVEAMSNTDEAIYGVQWHPEVAHTEEGEEVFENFLSVCDQQSVARQ
- a CDS encoding DUF2070 family protein, with the translated sequence MTATQGNLANLSRFIFRAPTWYTSLAFALVIAAMTGIVAFDSRFILDDAWQGVFLIGLPTSIASAVTPWVDRQLGGQLTPNRATLLAVICELITIAMLTIAGVIAIFTVRLGQNFVFDVLLVALASIFAFRLLILMAVSRHSLLKAAIPASVQTVTAAVLLAIYSGATAFILDNPMLREYLSRPEEVPPQVQGFIPQDFTILAVICVIYALAVWLFLVVIDQPWRSSLGVSALDFLRGFIGHIAEGTRELEEFFEDIGEEAVVPVTLLSVRRPSGEEKARFVLPMIHPGPMGEIGGGNLPRRVAESADGLAFPPHATAGHDFNLVTEREVDKILSTAETAYQRIEYDGQATAGHRVTEGEATLTGQAFGSDALVVNTYAPGCADDVEYAVGLSAMSEARADGLDDVLLVDAHNCNDGLEGDDLGHVVPGSQRSFDMLHGAGQLGSLLTDAETGQLSCGIAWDETPWEPEDGIGPLGIRVCVFEVNNQRTAYVLIDGNNMEPDLRQRIIDAAEGVDMMEVMTSDTHIVNTVEAENQVGQAIPEKEIIALIGDLVDRAVADLEPVEAGMASEQVTVTVFGNDRTETLASTANAMVSMGGALAAAFILVVMTISVLIFLLT